TCCCATCCTGGGGGCGCCGGGAACGGCACCAGTCCAGTGCTGACAGCAGGAAGCCGTGCGCCACGACTATGCGCGGCGCGGCGACTGCGGGCAGAGCCGCACATCCTTGGAGCATGCGCAGCAGGGCCTCGTGTTTGGACTCACGGGAATCGGGCGGACGCGCTGTGGGGCCGTGTTCCCTCAACCAGGAGGCGTACTCCAGGAAGGGGCGCCCTTCGAACATTCCGTAGTCCGGTTCGTCCAAGCGCGCATCCACGGAGCGGGGACAACTGATCCCCTCCAGGAGCAGGTCCGCTGTTTGCCGTGTCCTGGGAAACGAACTGGTCCAGCAGACGCGCACGCCCATCTCCCGAACCAGGGGGCGGCTCCTGCGGGCACACAGGGCGCCCTCGTCGTCCAGGAGCACCGGAACCCCCGGATCTCCGTTGACCAGGTATCGGGCGCTGTAAGGGGTGCGACCGTGTCGGACGAAGCAGGTGCTCACGGGGCGTCCTCCCCTGCGGGGATGAGGGAGTGCATGACCCTCTCCATCGTCGGGTGCCTGCTGTCGGCGACTTCCCGGTAGTAGAGGAGGCCGTGCAGGCAGAGCGCCAGAGACCAGGTACGAAGCTCTGTGCGCCCTATGCCCGATACACGGGACGCCAGGGCCAGACGCTCCTCCGTCCCCTGCCCGAGGCGGTAGTACACGGTCCAGAAAGCCCAGTCGTAGGCCGCGTCGCCGTACATCGGCAGCGGATCGAGGAGGTGGGGGCGGCCGCGCCCATCGCAGGCGGTGTTCTCCCGGTAGAGGTCTCCGTGCAGGACCGTCCGCCGATGCCCTGCCTGAGTGAGGGATTCAAGCGCCCGCCACCCGGCCCGGAGCAGTGAACCGGTAGCGGTCGGTGTCAGGGACTTCATCCGGTGGGCGACTCTGGGACGGACCTCTTCATCCAGGTAGGCGGTCAGCTCTGGGAAGCCCGGTTGTTCTTCGAGGGCACGTCCTCGGTCGTGTGCGGCCTGGATGACCCCGGCGACCTGCCGGATGTCGTCCGAACCACGCCAACCGCCTCCGGGTCTCCCGCCCACGAGTGACAGGGCGGCGATGGACCGTTCCTCGTCGACCTCCAGCACGCGAGCCGCAGGTACGTCACTCCACAGACGCAGTGCCGTGACCTCCTGGACACAGCGCTCGGGGTCGGGCCATCCCTTGAGTAGGACACGCCTACCGTCACCGGATTCGGCGATCACCAGGACGGATGCGTGTCCGGCATCGTGGTACTCAGTGGGGGTGAGGTTCCACTCGTGGCTCGCGTTCGTCATTGCCGTTGGAATCGCGGCCAACCAACCCGATATCCCGGGACCGTAGTGGTCCAGCAGACGGGTGCGGCAACTCTCCGGCAGCAGGGGGAGTGCTGCCTTCGTCAGCTCAGGCACACACCCTCCCGTACGATCTCGTCGGTCAGGTCGGGGATGGAGCTCAGGGCGTCCGCTACGAGGGATTGGAGCTTGTCCGGCTGGACCTCTTCAGCGGCGAGGCGGAGCACGACCCGCCCCGGCTGATCCAGTGGTTGCCCGGTGACACTGACCAGGTGCACCTCCGCGTAACCTCCGGTCGCCTCGTGGAGTTGGTGAGCGAGGCGGTCGGCTACCAGGTTGTAGAGCTTGCCGACGTGGTAGACGGGGTTCTTGCCGCTGGCACCCTCCAGGTTCATCGGCCGCAGCGGTGTGATGAGCCCGTTGACGCGGTTGCCCCGACCCACGACCCCTTCGTCACCGGACTCGATCGAGCTGCCGGTGTAAGTGAGATAGAGCTCGTCGCGCGAGGGCACGTCCCTGGCGTTGAGCCGGATGCTGACGTCCGCGTGGGGAAAACGCTGATCGACGAGTCGCCAGCACTCGGCCAGGACGGTCTCGGTATTGCGCCGATAGTCTTCGCGATTCTTCACGTGCGCTGACTTCTGGGGCACACACATCACCAGGTCGAGCTGCCGCCCGTCCCAGTAGCCCATCACCTTGACGTCGGTGCCGCACCAGGGGTTGTTACGAGTGAACACCCCCGGAGCGGAGTAGGTGTCGGTGAGCTCGCGCACGAGTTCCTCGAGTGGGCCCCTGGGCGCCCAACCGGTTCCCAGCGAGGTGTCGTTCGCCAGCAGTGTGCGGCGTTCCCGCAAGTCCTCGATGCTTCGAGGTGAGAACCAGCGGGTCCGCTCGGGGACTCCGTCGTCCATGAGCACCGCCCCGGGGCTGGAGTTCTCGGTGACGTTGAGACGGATGTCCAGGTGCTCGACGACCTCGGGCAGGCGTTCGAGGAAGAACTGCCGCACAGCGGACTTCACCAGGGCATCCACCGGTACCACCTCGGCACCGCAACTGCGGGTCGCCCGCCCGTTGACCAGGACACGGACAGGCGAGGTCATCCGCCCGCCCCCGTAACGGACCTCGCTCGCTCCGCCCAGGAGAGCCAACTTGTCGAAGTTGTGGTGCAGGACCGCACCGAAGCGCTCGAGCGTATAGGCGCTGTAGGCCCGGGAGAGCGACTCGGCCAGGTGGTCGGCCATCGTGTCCGGATGACCGAGCCCTTTGCGTTCGACAACGCTCAGCGTGTCATCGACCGCTACCCCTGTCCGGATGGTCAGCCGCTGCGAAGCGGCTCCGGATTCCAAAATCTCCATACATGCTCCTATCTCGTTCGTGTGGGCGCCTGTGCGACGCAGGCGGGCGCCCTGGAGAAATCCGTGCTTATCGGGGAACGCCTTGCCGCATGGCCGCGCTGAGCAGATCTGCGGCACAGCGTGAGACTTCTGCGGGCTCGGCCAGCATCAGACGATCGAGGTTCCGTCTGCTCGCCGCCTCCATGCCGTGAGGAGGCCGGCGGTCCAGCCAGAGGAGAACGCGATGCGCCATGACAGGACCGGGGACCTGGAGTCGCTGGAGAAGACCGTGCGGGAGTTGGTGCAGGCCCGACCCGAGATACAGGAGATCTCGGAGGGCGTGAAAGAGCGCATCGGCGCGGTCGTGGCAGGCCGGGCCGCGAGCACATGCTTCCCAGTCGACGACTGCTACCCGGTGGTGGTCCACGATGAAGTGCTCGGCCTTGAGGTCACCGTGCAGGTAGACCACCGGACCCAGGTCGGTGGCCTCGATTGCGTCATTCAGGTCCTCCCACCAGGGTTCGGCACGGGTATGAGGGGAGAACCTGCCCATCAGGTATGCGTGGTTGGTCCAGCTGTCTTCAGCTGATTGGCTCCATCCCGGGCCGGGCTGGGTGTGAAGCGCTCTGAGGTGCAGCAGCCGTCCCAATGCGACGACCCGCTCCACGAAAGAGGACAAGTCGCTCTGCGGTGCCACGGCTCCGACCTGGCCGGAGGCGTGACGAAGCAGGGTCCACGCGGCGTTGCCCGTCGCTCCGGCACCAAGCACGTTCGGAACGACCACTCCCAGCCTGGCCGCTTCGGACAGAGCGATGGCTTCGCGTTCCTGGCGGAGTGACGGTGTGATCCCTCGGTATTCCTTGAGAAAGACCGTGTGCGTACTGTTCACGAAATTTCGGGAGAAGGGCTTCTCATCCAGCAGGGTGAACGGGCCAAACGGCGTACCCCCAGGCGGAGCTTCAATCAACACGTGAACTTTCTGTGCTGTTTTTTCTGATTGGTGCATAGAACCAAAACCTCGACTTCGGGAGGGCCGTAATCTGTCGGGTATCGCAGACGAGAGGCGTGGGCAATCTCCCGATCAGGCATCTTCACGCTGTCATGCGCGAGTAAGCGGCTGCCATGGGACGCTGCCCTAGTTCTGTCCTAGTTCTCCCGTCGGCTGACTGCCGTAAGGTGCTCGGTGACGTGGGAGTGCTGACAGAAGGGAAACGGACCATGGGTTCGGTGGTGGCCCGATGGACCGGCCGGGAGGCGCGCGCCTTTCGCGAAGCCAAACGCATGAGCGTTCGTGATTTCGCTGCTCACCTCGGTGTGAACGACGCGGCTGTGTCGAACTGGGAACGCCGGGGCGGCGAGGCGAGGCTGCGCTACGACACACAGCAGCTGTTGGATACGGACCTGACCCGATCCGAGCCAGAGGTGGCTGATCGGTTCGAGTTGATCCTGCGTTCCGAGATCACCGAACAACACTCTGCTGCGGGTTCACCGCGGGGTGAGGGGGCAACTGGTGCTGTTCACTTCGGTGACCGGTCCCGAGATCGGACCGCTGCTCTTCTCGACGCAGCCCGAACCGGCGCTTCAGAGTCGACCTACCATCCTGATCAAGTAGCAATCGATCGGTTCGGTCATTTCCTCGACTCTCAGGCCCGGGCTTTCGTCCTCACCGGAAAGACTGGCAGTGGCAAGACCGCACTCACCCTGCACCTGGCTCGGCGATGGTCAGAGCAGGCTAATTTCCAGTTCCATCATTGCTCCACCTGGAACTTGACCTCGATGAGCCTCGCCACAGAGGTACTGCGGTACGTCTCGCTCCCCGGCGGCGAAGACGCACTGTTGACCCTGGAGCATGCAGTACGCGCCCTTGAGAGTCCGTGCATTGTGGTCATCGACGGTGTGGACACCGAGGAGCGACTCACCGTCGTGGGTCGCCAGGTCGACAGCATCCTCCGACAGGCCAACTCTGACCGCCTGCGCTTCCTCATCGTGGTGAGGACCCTGCCCGAACCTGACCTGTCACCCTTTCCCGTCCTGATGGCGGCGACCTTCGGCCTTACGGCTCAGCGGTCCAGGGCATCTCACAGCATGGTGTCGTGGACTCTCGCTGAAGCTCGCGACCTGTGGGATCGCGAACGCCAAGCAGACCAGGTGCCGTTCGCTGACCTGCCGGAATCGCTGCAGTCCCTGGCAAGAACGCCTTTGTACATGCAGATGCTGCGCAGCGCGGGGGATACCACTCGACCAGGCGAGCAGCCTGGCACGATCAACGCGTTCCGGCTCGTCGACCACTGCGTACGGTCGGTTCTTGGCCGGAGCACCCAGAACGTTGACTCGGCGATGGAACGACTCGCGTGGCTTGCTTGGGAACTCATGCCTGAGGCGGTTCCCAACCCACTGGTGAGCACGGCCAGACCGCCCGACCCGGGTTCGGCCTCCACTGCCCTCACAGGGGAGCCGTTCCAAGCGTTCATCGAGTTTGCAGCCGACGAGCGGGGTCGATTCACCCACGATGTGTTCCGAGAATACTTCCTCGCCGTCCACATCGTTGGTCAGATGACAGTTCGCGGGAGGTCTGCCGCGACGATCGCGTTCTTCAACGCCCTGGCCAGTCAGGCCACTCGCTCGGCAGCAGCTCGAGGCGTCTTCGACTTCGTCGTGTGCGGCCTCGATTGCTATGCGCCGAACCTTATCGAGATCATTGCTGCGGCCCCATCGATCGATGTGGACGCCGCGCTACCGATGTTGCTCGAGACCTCTGTGCTCGGTGGCGCCCATGTATCCCCAGAGGTCATACGTACCTGTACCCATCGATGCGCCAAAGCCTCAACACGTCAACTCGTCTGTGCGCTGCTCGCTGCACCGCAGCTCGCAGAGGCGCTCGGAGACCAGTACGCGCCTTGGGTCGTCAAGCAACTGCGAACCCACGGGTTCGAGATCTGGGACGACCTTGCCCGACACGTCGAGCAGGCCCTAGATATCCGCCTCAGCGCGAGCATCACGGAATGCATCGACCTCGACCGCACGGAGCAAGCTGCCTTTCTGGCCCGGCACTTTGACCTATTTGCCGGCAACGGAAATGACCACACGGATCTGCTGCAACAACTCCTGCAACATTTGGACTGGCGAGTGCGCGCAGGACTCGCGGAGGCACTCCTGGGACATCGCGTGATTGACCCTGATCACGTGAACGACATCGTCGAGCACCTGGTCCAAGACGATGACTACAAGGTTCGCGCTGCTGTCGCCCGGACGGTTGGGACCCTGGATATGCCGAACGTGCATGACCATGTCCAAGCGCTGCTCGCGGACGGTAACTGGCACGTTCGTGAAGGCGCTTTGCAGGGTCTTCTCGCGGGTCCGCGAGCACCGCTGCCGCAACCGGATCTGGCCCGTGCCGTGATCACTTACGTCGGAAGCGACAGGAGCTGGGGCGCTGCTCCCGCTTCCGCAGCGAAGCTCCTGCAGAGGATCCAGCTCCTCTACGGGAATCCTGCCCAAGAAGTGGTTTCCCTTGGTGACCACGCCCTCTTCGGGTTGCTCAGGGAGGTTCGGACCGGTTGGATCGAGCTACCAGCTGAGCTCGAACAGTCCCTGGTTTCCCTTGGGCTTAACTCCTCCCACTGGCTCACCGCCAGGGAAGCTGAGGCGGTCCAGCGACGGCATACGCCTCGCTCGGAGCCTATGAGTGCCCGTGAACGGTATCGGCGCCGCCGTGGCGACCGCTCTGTTCAAGTCGCCCTTGACGTCCATAGTCTTGATCGTGCGCTCGAGATCGCCTCGGTTTCCGCAGCTGCCGGAGTCGATTTCCTCGAGGTTGGTGATCCGCTGATCAAGAAGGAGGGCTCCGTCGCGATCGAGACGGTCAAGCGCCACGCACCAGACACGGCTGTGGTGGCGGAAATGATGTCCGCTGACTGGGGACGTGACCAGGTCGAGCTCGCAGCCGAAGCGGGAGCTGACGTCGTTCTTCTCATCGGACCGGCTTCGATCGCCAGTGTCTCCTCCGCAGTCGCGGCCGCTCGTCGCCTCGGGGTCGCGCTCACGCTTGACGTACCACTCGAACGCCTTACCCCTTCATGGCTGCGCGATATGGAACGTACCGGCGTAGACGGCTTCGTCGTCACCACCAACATTGACCTCGGAGTCGGCGGTAACCACCCCCTCGCTCCCGCCAGAATGATTCGGGCATGCAGCCAGCTGCCTGTCGCCATCTCAGGTGGCTTCAGCGCGGCTGACGACGCCTTCGCCAGCAGTGGCGACTGGGATATCGTCATCGTCGGCCGTAGCATCGCCGACGCCGTCGCTCCTTCCGACATGGCACACCAGCTGTCCACCATCGTCCGCAAGATCAACAGATAGGAACCTCTGTGATCGTCACCCCCCTTCGACTTGAACATATTGGCGAGGTCCAGCGGCTCATGGAGCTCGGCGGGCCCTACCTCCATGCACGCACCCTCTCCGATTACTGGCTTTACGCAACGCTCTTCTCCTCTACGTGCCCTCTCGCTATCGACGACGGCACCGTCATCGGAGCAGTCATGGCATTCCGAAGCCAGGACGATCCCGCTGACGTCTACGTCCAGGACGTCATCGCGCATCCGCGCCATCGCCGCCGGGGCATTACGCGATCCCTCCTGCAGAGCGTGCGCTCCCAGGCGCAGGCATGGGGCTGTCGGCGTCTCTATCTCACATCGGAACCCGACAACGAAGCGGCGCACGCCGCCTGGGCGTCCCTCGGCTTCGTGAACGTTGCTGGTGACCACCAAATCAACGGAGTCTCTGTCGTCACCGATTTCAAAGGGCCGGGCCGCAGCCGCGCCGTGTACGAGTTGCGGTTGAGTTGAACCTCGCCAGGTAAGGGCCGATGGGGGAGGTCTGCGGGGGAACGAAGCGCAAACTATCGCGCCTCCACTCACCGATCCTGTTCTGTCGCAGATTGGCCTCATCAGGCTGTAGCGGCGGTAGCTGTGAGGTATTGCGAGTTTCCCACGACGAGGAGGAAGGGGACAGTACGAGCATGAGCGTGATCGAATACGAGGCCAAGGTCTTGGACATCGACTCCGAAAAGGTGGCCGGGCTCATTCTCGGCAAGGGCGGTGCCGACCTGGGGGAGGTGCTTCAGCGGCGCTACGTGTACGACATCGAGCCCGGGGACATGTCGCGGTGGGTGCGTCTGCGCGACACCGGGAGCCGGGTCACGCTCACGGTGAAGGAGATCGACTCCGACGCCATCGGCGGTACTCGGGAGACCGAGACGGAGGTCGGTGACTTCGAGACCGCCAACGCGCTGTTGGGCAAGCTCGGTTACACGCCCAAGGCCTACCAGGAGAACCGGCGGCACAGCTTCACGTTGGACGGGGCCCAGCTGGAGATCGACTCCTGGCCGCGGATCCCCGCGTATCTGGAGATCGAAGCGGACAGCCGGGCCGAGGTGGTGCGGGTGG
This DNA window, taken from Nocardiopsis exhalans, encodes the following:
- a CDS encoding class IV adenylate cyclase, whose amino-acid sequence is MSVIEYEAKVLDIDSEKVAGLILGKGGADLGEVLQRRYVYDIEPGDMSRWVRLRDTGSRVTLTVKEIDSDAIGGTRETETEVGDFETANALLGKLGYTPKAYQENRRHSFTLDGAQLEIDSWPRIPAYLEIEADSRAEVVRVAALLGFDESSLTGENTTKVYDRYGIDLSGIADLRFDA
- a CDS encoding phosphotransferase family protein, with protein sequence MHQSEKTAQKVHVLIEAPPGGTPFGPFTLLDEKPFSRNFVNSTHTVFLKEYRGITPSLRQEREAIALSEAARLGVVVPNVLGAGATGNAAWTLLRHASGQVGAVAPQSDLSSFVERVVALGRLLHLRALHTQPGPGWSQSAEDSWTNHAYLMGRFSPHTRAEPWWEDLNDAIEATDLGPVVYLHGDLKAEHFIVDHHRVAVVDWEACARGPACHDRADALFHALRDLLYLGSGLHQLPHGLLQRLQVPGPVMAHRVLLWLDRRPPHGMEAASRRNLDRLMLAEPAEVSRCAADLLSAAMRQGVPR
- a CDS encoding aminoglycoside phosphotransferase family protein — protein: MTNASHEWNLTPTEYHDAGHASVLVIAESGDGRRVLLKGWPDPERCVQEVTALRLWSDVPAARVLEVDEERSIAALSLVGGRPGGGWRGSDDIRQVAGVIQAAHDRGRALEEQPGFPELTAYLDEEVRPRVAHRMKSLTPTATGSLLRAGWRALESLTQAGHRRTVLHGDLYRENTACDGRGRPHLLDPLPMYGDAAYDWAFWTVYYRLGQGTEERLALASRVSGIGRTELRTWSLALCLHGLLYYREVADSRHPTMERVMHSLIPAGEDAP
- a CDS encoding orotidine 5'-phosphate decarboxylase / HUMPS family protein; protein product: MGSVVARWTGREARAFREAKRMSVRDFAAHLGVNDAAVSNWERRGGEARLRYDTQQLLDTDLTRSEPEVADRFELILRSEITEQHSAAGSPRGEGATGAVHFGDRSRDRTAALLDAARTGASESTYHPDQVAIDRFGHFLDSQARAFVLTGKTGSGKTALTLHLARRWSEQANFQFHHCSTWNLTSMSLATEVLRYVSLPGGEDALLTLEHAVRALESPCIVVIDGVDTEERLTVVGRQVDSILRQANSDRLRFLIVVRTLPEPDLSPFPVLMAATFGLTAQRSRASHSMVSWTLAEARDLWDRERQADQVPFADLPESLQSLARTPLYMQMLRSAGDTTRPGEQPGTINAFRLVDHCVRSVLGRSTQNVDSAMERLAWLAWELMPEAVPNPLVSTARPPDPGSASTALTGEPFQAFIEFAADERGRFTHDVFREYFLAVHIVGQMTVRGRSAATIAFFNALASQATRSAAARGVFDFVVCGLDCYAPNLIEIIAAAPSIDVDAALPMLLETSVLGGAHVSPEVIRTCTHRCAKASTRQLVCALLAAPQLAEALGDQYAPWVVKQLRTHGFEIWDDLARHVEQALDIRLSASITECIDLDRTEQAAFLARHFDLFAGNGNDHTDLLQQLLQHLDWRVRAGLAEALLGHRVIDPDHVNDIVEHLVQDDDYKVRAAVARTVGTLDMPNVHDHVQALLADGNWHVREGALQGLLAGPRAPLPQPDLARAVITYVGSDRSWGAAPASAAKLLQRIQLLYGNPAQEVVSLGDHALFGLLREVRTGWIELPAELEQSLVSLGLNSSHWLTAREAEAVQRRHTPRSEPMSARERYRRRRGDRSVQVALDVHSLDRALEIASVSAAAGVDFLEVGDPLIKKEGSVAIETVKRHAPDTAVVAEMMSADWGRDQVELAAEAGADVVLLIGPASIASVSSAVAAARRLGVALTLDVPLERLTPSWLRDMERTGVDGFVVTTNIDLGVGGNHPLAPARMIRACSQLPVAISGGFSAADDAFASSGDWDIVIVGRSIADAVAPSDMAHQLSTIVRKINR
- a CDS encoding GNAT family N-acetyltransferase codes for the protein MIVTPLRLEHIGEVQRLMELGGPYLHARTLSDYWLYATLFSSTCPLAIDDGTVIGAVMAFRSQDDPADVYVQDVIAHPRHRRRGITRSLLQSVRSQAQAWGCRRLYLTSEPDNEAAHAAWASLGFVNVAGDHQINGVSVVTDFKGPGRSRAVYELRLS
- a CDS encoding histidine phosphatase family protein; amino-acid sequence: MSTCFVRHGRTPYSARYLVNGDPGVPVLLDDEGALCARRSRPLVREMGVRVCWTSSFPRTRQTADLLLEGISCPRSVDARLDEPDYGMFEGRPFLEYASWLREHGPTARPPDSRESKHEALLRMLQGCAALPAVAAPRIVVAHGFLLSALDWCRSRRPQDGIPLFLPEAPYLEPLVVSDRCLLEWVEFLTGEVRRGSGSSEGRGAPRISSEDHRTVLRLPRPVRTPLEENEFDA
- a CDS encoding methionine adenosyltransferase — its product is MEILESGAASQRLTIRTGVAVDDTLSVVERKGLGHPDTMADHLAESLSRAYSAYTLERFGAVLHHNFDKLALLGGASEVRYGGGRMTSPVRVLVNGRATRSCGAEVVPVDALVKSAVRQFFLERLPEVVEHLDIRLNVTENSSPGAVLMDDGVPERTRWFSPRSIEDLRERRTLLANDTSLGTGWAPRGPLEELVRELTDTYSAPGVFTRNNPWCGTDVKVMGYWDGRQLDLVMCVPQKSAHVKNREDYRRNTETVLAECWRLVDQRFPHADVSIRLNARDVPSRDELYLTYTGSSIESGDEGVVGRGNRVNGLITPLRPMNLEGASGKNPVYHVGKLYNLVADRLAHQLHEATGGYAEVHLVSVTGQPLDQPGRVVLRLAAEEVQPDKLQSLVADALSSIPDLTDEIVREGVCLS